In a genomic window of Comamonadaceae bacterium OTU4NAUVB1:
- a CDS encoding site-specific recombinase, which produces MAAVRDLSTLLARLDPAADLATRHVWLIGMFDWVRGDRASPQAAAGRAVLLVDAIEARADLRARARDWWVVFTRTVDLTALLADHGFAPRTAFLSELGERLRRKVLPGTPETTDASDLFRMVLPGDFDARWIALLDEATLARIGGLLALAETAAADPGAPTGASGAGVPCADWRRTVMDAVTYCASQVVAAGFSPELRLRMGPVAPTGPDGVAQPSRARAFRTLMSTLDGLREEVLRAPSDPAALQTAFVAFRDRLDDCRLATASVYAHLEDNGISVGLVFRLRELRERVLRIRELLDCVLSPAPAPSVARLVGRLVTAGGERSSIRGLIATNSSLLAAKVTERSAEAGEHYITRDRAAYLRMLRQAAGGGALTGVTVLMKFAIVAVGLSAFWGGFWAGAMYAASFVTIQLLHLTLATKQPAMTAPAMAARLHRLRDQGGVEAFVDEVAHLVRSQVAAVLGNLGVVVPVLLGVAVLARTVLDHPVLDDAHARAVLASLSLAGPTAIYAAFTGVLLFAASIVAGWTENAFVLHRLDSALRHNPRIGAVLGARRARRWAGFMRTHVSGFASNISLGFMLGLAPAFAAFFGLGLDVRHVTLSAGQIAAAAASIGPSALHLPALWWAVAAIPAIGALNVGVSFYCAFRLALRAHSVSRADRVLIRAAILARWRRRATSFFLPVGAGR; this is translated from the coding sequence ATGGCCGCCGTGCGCGATCTGTCGACCCTGCTCGCCCGCCTCGACCCGGCGGCGGACCTGGCCACGCGCCACGTCTGGCTGATCGGGATGTTCGACTGGGTGCGCGGCGACCGGGCCTCGCCGCAGGCGGCGGCGGGCCGCGCGGTGCTGCTGGTGGACGCCATCGAGGCGAGGGCCGACCTGCGCGCCCGGGCGCGCGACTGGTGGGTGGTGTTCACGCGCACGGTCGACCTCACGGCGCTGCTGGCGGACCACGGCTTCGCGCCGCGCACCGCGTTCCTCAGCGAGCTGGGCGAGCGGCTGCGCCGCAAGGTCCTGCCCGGCACGCCCGAGACCACCGATGCGTCGGACCTGTTCCGCATGGTGCTGCCCGGCGACTTCGACGCGCGCTGGATCGCGCTGCTCGACGAGGCGACGCTCGCGCGCATCGGCGGGCTGCTGGCGCTGGCGGAGACGGCCGCGGCGGACCCCGGGGCGCCGACCGGCGCCAGCGGCGCCGGCGTGCCCTGCGCCGACTGGCGCCGCACGGTCATGGACGCCGTCACCTATTGCGCGAGCCAGGTGGTGGCGGCCGGCTTCTCGCCGGAACTGCGGCTGCGCATGGGCCCGGTCGCGCCCACCGGGCCGGACGGCGTGGCGCAACCCTCGCGCGCGCGGGCCTTCCGCACGCTGATGAGCACCCTGGACGGTCTGCGCGAGGAGGTCCTGCGCGCGCCGTCCGACCCGGCCGCGCTGCAGACCGCCTTCGTCGCGTTCCGCGACCGGCTCGACGACTGCCGCCTCGCGACCGCGTCGGTCTACGCGCACCTGGAGGACAACGGCATCTCGGTGGGGCTGGTGTTCCGCCTGCGCGAACTGCGCGAGCGCGTGCTGCGCATCCGCGAGCTGCTCGACTGCGTGCTGTCGCCGGCTCCGGCGCCGAGCGTGGCGCGGCTGGTGGGCCGGCTGGTGACCGCGGGTGGCGAGCGCAGCTCGATCCGCGGGCTGATCGCCACCAACTCGTCGCTGCTGGCGGCCAAGGTGACCGAGCGCAGCGCCGAGGCCGGCGAGCACTACATCACGCGCGACCGGGCGGCCTACCTGCGCATGCTGCGCCAGGCCGCCGGCGGCGGCGCGCTCACCGGGGTCACGGTGCTGATGAAGTTCGCCATCGTGGCGGTCGGCCTGTCGGCCTTCTGGGGCGGCTTCTGGGCCGGGGCGATGTACGCGGCGAGCTTCGTGACGATCCAGCTGCTGCACCTCACGCTGGCCACCAAGCAGCCGGCCATGACGGCGCCGGCCATGGCCGCGCGGCTGCACCGCCTCAGGGACCAGGGCGGCGTCGAGGCCTTCGTCGACGAGGTCGCGCACCTGGTGCGATCGCAGGTGGCGGCGGTGCTGGGCAACCTCGGCGTGGTGGTGCCGGTGCTGCTGGGGGTGGCCGTGCTCGCGCGCACGGTGCTCGACCATCCGGTGCTCGACGACGCCCACGCCCGGGCGGTGCTGGCCTCGCTGTCCCTGGCCGGGCCGACGGCGATCTACGCCGCCTTCACCGGCGTGCTGCTGTTCGCCGCCAGCATCGTGGCGGGCTGGACCGAGAACGCCTTCGTGCTGCACCGGCTGGACTCGGCCCTGCGCCACAACCCGCGCATCGGCGCCGTGCTCGGCGCGCGGCGCGCGCGGCGCTGGGCCGGCTTCATGCGCACGCACGTCTCGGGTTTCGCCTCCAACATCTCGCTGGGCTTCATGCTGGGCCTCGCGCCGGCCTTCGCCGCCTTCTTCGGGCTCGGACTGGACGTGCGCCACGTCACGCTGTCGGCCGGGCAGATCGCCGCCGCCGCCGCGTCGATCGGGCCGTCCGCGCTGCACCTGCCCGCGCTGTGGTGGGCGGTGGCCGCGATCCCCGCGATCGGCGCGCTCAACGTCGGCGTGAGCTTCTACTGCGCCTTCCGGCTGGCGCTGCGCGCGCACAGCGTCAGCCGCGCCGACCGCGTGCTCATCCGGGCGGCCATCCTCGCGCGCTGGCGCCGCCGCGCGACCAGCTTCTTCCTGCCCGTGGGAGCCGGCCGATGA
- the apaG gene encoding Co2+/Mg2+ efflux protein ApaG gives MSQNPLSVTVEPRYLADQSAPDDHVFTFSYTITVTHVGKVPAQLIARHWIIHDASGHRQEVKGLGVVGQQPLMSPGESFRYTSGCRLRAASGTMHGSFLVIDELGERFEVPVPLFVLEAQDDAGEPPVPRVLH, from the coding sequence ATGTCCCAGAACCCACTGAGCGTGACGGTCGAGCCGCGCTATCTCGCCGACCAGTCGGCCCCGGACGACCACGTCTTCACCTTCTCGTACACCATCACCGTGACCCACGTCGGCAAGGTGCCGGCGCAGCTGATCGCGCGGCACTGGATCATCCACGACGCCTCGGGCCACCGGCAGGAGGTCAAGGGGCTGGGCGTGGTCGGCCAGCAGCCGCTGATGTCGCCGGGCGAGTCGTTCCGCTACACCAGCGGCTGCCGCCTGCGCGCGGCGAGCGGCACGATGCACGGCAGCTTCCTGGTGATCGACGAACTCGGCGAGCGCTTTGAGGTGCCGGTGCCGCTGTTCGTGCTGGAGGCGCAGGACGATGCCGGCGAGCCGCCCGTGCCGCGCGTGCTCCACTAG
- the rpe gene encoding ribulose-phosphate 3-epimerase, translating to MSTPRAPFLIAPSILSADFARLGAEVADVIAAGADWIHFDVMDNHYVPNLSFGPMVCKALRPHAKQADGTPVPIDVHLMIQPVDALAAAFAEAGADYISFHPDASPHVHRSIQAIRAAGCRPGLVFNPGTGLEALDWAIDEIDLILIMSVNPGFGGQSFIDSALRKVEQARRRIEASGRDIRLEVDGGIKADNIARVAAAGADTFVAGSAIFGTGDYRGVIDTMRGNLAAVTGGAAPRGQAVTA from the coding sequence ATGAGCACCCCCCGCGCCCCCTTCCTCATCGCCCCGTCCATCCTGTCGGCCGACTTCGCCCGCCTGGGCGCCGAGGTCGCCGACGTCATCGCCGCCGGCGCCGACTGGATCCATTTCGACGTGATGGACAACCACTACGTCCCCAACCTGAGCTTCGGGCCGATGGTGTGCAAGGCGTTGCGCCCGCACGCGAAGCAGGCCGACGGCACGCCGGTGCCGATCGACGTGCACCTCATGATCCAGCCGGTCGACGCGCTGGCCGCCGCCTTCGCCGAGGCCGGCGCCGACTACATCAGCTTCCATCCCGACGCCTCGCCGCACGTGCACCGCAGCATCCAGGCGATCCGCGCGGCGGGCTGCCGGCCGGGGCTGGTGTTCAATCCCGGCACCGGGCTCGAGGCGCTCGACTGGGCGATCGACGAGATCGACCTGATCCTGATCATGAGCGTGAACCCCGGCTTCGGCGGCCAGAGCTTCATCGATTCGGCGCTGCGCAAAGTCGAGCAGGCCCGCCGGCGCATCGAGGCCTCGGGTCGCGACATCCGGCTGGAGGTCGACGGCGGCATCAAGGCGGACAACATCGCGCGCGTGGCCGCCGCCGGCGCGGACACCTTCGTGGCCGGCAGCGCCATCTTCGGCACCGGCGACTACCGGGGCGTCATCGACACCATGCGCGGCAACCTCGCCGCCGTGACGGGCGGCGCGGCACCGCGCGGTCAGGCCGTCACGGCTTGA
- a CDS encoding succinylglutamate desuccinylase/aspartoacylase family protein, with protein MKPTLASAESARAGTLRVHAFESVEPGPRLIVLGGVHGDETCGTVGIERVRAELDDGALRLARGGLTLVPVANPLARALGRREGERNLNRSFRPSVAPADHEARLTNLLCPLLERHDALLDLHSFESAGEAFAMIGPRDNAGPLEPFARASEEGRLALHLGTPRVVEGWLDIYAASLAERAGGAAPDEAALSFGWGTNEYMRSRGGYGVTLECGQHRDPAAPEVAYRAIHAALRLLGLIEAPAAAVAVAPPPPPPTLLRLVGVTDRHHEGDRFVREWATFDAVAAGETVAVRADGTVLRAPRDGVIVFPNAKAIVGTEWFYFAVASDRDLGARTPGV; from the coding sequence ATGAAGCCCACCCTTGCGTCCGCCGAATCCGCCCGCGCCGGCACCCTGCGCGTCCACGCCTTCGAGAGCGTCGAGCCCGGTCCGCGCCTGATCGTGCTGGGCGGCGTGCACGGCGACGAGACCTGCGGCACCGTCGGCATCGAGCGCGTGCGGGCCGAACTTGACGACGGCGCGCTGCGCCTTGCGCGCGGCGGCCTCACCCTGGTCCCGGTGGCCAATCCGCTCGCCCGCGCGCTCGGCCGGCGCGAGGGCGAACGCAACCTCAACCGCTCGTTCCGCCCGAGCGTCGCGCCGGCCGACCACGAGGCGCGCCTGACCAACCTGCTGTGCCCGCTGCTCGAGCGCCACGACGCCCTGCTTGACCTCCACTCCTTCGAGAGCGCCGGCGAGGCGTTCGCGATGATCGGGCCGCGCGACAACGCCGGCCCGCTCGAGCCCTTCGCCCGTGCCAGCGAGGAGGGCCGCCTCGCGCTGCACCTGGGCACGCCGCGCGTGGTGGAGGGCTGGCTGGACATCTACGCGGCGAGCCTGGCCGAGCGCGCCGGCGGCGCCGCGCCCGACGAGGCCGCGCTGTCCTTCGGCTGGGGCACCAACGAATACATGCGCAGCCGTGGCGGCTATGGCGTCACCCTCGAATGCGGCCAGCACCGCGATCCGGCCGCGCCGGAGGTCGCCTACCGGGCCATCCACGCCGCCCTGCGGCTGCTGGGCCTGATCGAGGCGCCGGCCGCCGCCGTCGCCGTCGCGCCGCCGCCGCCGCCGCCCACGCTGCTGCGGCTGGTCGGCGTGACCGACCGCCACCACGAAGGCGACCGCTTCGTGCGCGAATGGGCGACGTTCGACGCGGTGGCGGCCGGCGAGACCGTCGCCGTACGCGCCGACGGCACGGTGCTGCGGGCCCCGCGCGACGGCGTCATCGTCTTCCCGAACGCCAAGGCCATCGTCGGCACCGAGTGGTTCTACTTCGCGGTGGCGAGCGATCGCGACCTGGGCGCGCGCACCCCGGGCGTCTGA
- a CDS encoding Ku protein has translation MPRASRSSSATAAPTPAHAPRALWKGAISFGLVHIPIALYPATADHAIDFDWLDKRTMDPVGYRRINKKTGREIPREQIVKGIAYESGRYVVLGDDEIAAAYPTTTQTIEIECFVPADGIPFIYLERPYYVAPLGKAAKVYALLREALHAAGRVGVARVVIQTKQHLAVLVPSGPGLVLNLLRWGADIRSWQDLPLPAEGAEAAGLSERELKMAVQLVEDMSGDWDPGAYRDSFKDAIMKLVDRKVASGETSGAAPLEDAPDPKRGEARILDLTELLQRSLRKGSDGAKAAKPARAAKAGKASPASPAVKTAKAKSPGARKTAAPARAPARRAA, from the coding sequence ATGCCCCGTGCCTCGCGTTCCTCGTCCGCCACCGCCGCGCCCACCCCGGCGCACGCGCCACGCGCGCTGTGGAAGGGCGCCATCAGCTTCGGGCTGGTGCACATCCCGATCGCCCTCTACCCCGCCACCGCCGACCACGCCATCGACTTCGACTGGCTCGACAAGCGCACGATGGACCCGGTGGGCTACCGGCGCATCAACAAGAAGACCGGCCGGGAGATCCCGCGCGAGCAGATCGTCAAGGGGATCGCGTACGAGAGCGGGCGCTACGTGGTGCTCGGCGACGACGAGATCGCCGCCGCCTATCCGACCACCACGCAGACCATCGAGATCGAGTGCTTCGTGCCGGCCGACGGCATCCCGTTCATCTACCTGGAGCGGCCCTACTACGTGGCGCCCCTGGGCAAGGCGGCCAAGGTGTACGCCCTGCTGCGCGAGGCGCTGCACGCCGCCGGCCGCGTCGGCGTGGCGCGGGTGGTGATCCAGACCAAGCAGCACCTGGCCGTGCTGGTGCCCAGCGGGCCGGGCCTGGTCCTCAACCTGCTGCGCTGGGGCGCCGACATCCGCTCCTGGCAGGACCTGCCGCTGCCCGCCGAGGGCGCGGAGGCCGCCGGCCTGAGCGAGCGCGAGTTGAAGATGGCCGTCCAGCTGGTCGAGGACATGAGCGGCGACTGGGACCCCGGCGCCTACCGGGATTCGTTCAAGGACGCGATCATGAAGCTGGTCGATCGCAAGGTCGCCAGCGGCGAGACCTCGGGCGCGGCGCCGCTGGAGGACGCGCCCGATCCGAAGCGCGGCGAGGCCAGGATCCTCGACCTGACCGAACTGCTGCAACGCAGCCTGCGCAAGGGATCGGACGGGGCGAAGGCGGCGAAGCCCGCCCGCGCCGCCAAGGCCGGCAAGGCCTCGCCCGCCAGTCCGGCCGTCAAGACCGCCAAGGCCAAGTCCCCCGGCGCGCGCAAGACCGCCGCGCCGGCCCGGGCGCCGGCACGTCGCGCCGCCTGA
- the ligD gene encoding DNA ligase D produces MDKRDPLAAYREKRDFARTAEPDQAPTARGPRSGAGALSFVVQKHDASHLHYDFRLELDGTLRSWAVPKGPSLDPAVKRMAVEVEDHPLSYADFEGTIAAGQYGAGTVIVWDRGEWRPEGDPRAALAAGKLKFELRGTKLRGRWTLVRMRGKGERKAPWLLIKERDAEARDADVHDVLEALPDSVIGAASPKPGRARSRPATVDLPESLAPQLATLAAAPPQPPGDWLWELKFDGYRILVRIEHGEVRCFTRNGHDWTARLPEIARALGRLKLRSGWLDGEIVVMDPAGRPAFQTLQNAFDHRATATIACWLFDLPFHDGEDLRERPLEERRARLAALLGDEEAPRLRFSEHFDAPPRELLESVGRLGFEGLIGKRRGSPYVSGRSSDWVKLKTGRRQEFVIGGHTAPRGVREQFGALLLGVYDEGGLLRYCGNVGTGFDGEALEAVKARLDAHAAQASPFVAGEVPRSVKARWVAPVLVAEVAFGEWTREGRVRQGVFHGLRDDKPAREIVRERALPQVALAPAKPAPTRPAAASGVRITHPERVIDGASGVTKGELAAYFERVAPLLLPHLEGRPVSLVRAPEGIGGELFFQKHARGPGLTGVTRLDPALDPGHAPLLQIDTARGLRGAAQMNVVELHTWNATSAAIDRPDRMTFDLDPGEGVAWERVQEAALLVRTLLDEIGLAGFLKTSGGKGLHVVVPVRRHHGWAAVRAFSQALADHLAATIPQRFSARSGAGHRVGKVFVDCLRNGFGATTASAWSVRARPGLGVSVPVAWEELPSLTSGAHWTLRSIDARLGAGNDPWRAMARSRQGLAAAMKRIGFRPPDAE; encoded by the coding sequence ATGGACAAGCGCGATCCACTGGCCGCCTATCGAGAAAAACGCGACTTCGCCCGCACGGCCGAGCCCGACCAGGCCCCCACCGCCCGGGGCCCGCGTTCCGGTGCCGGGGCGTTGTCCTTCGTGGTCCAGAAACACGACGCCAGCCACCTGCACTACGACTTCCGCCTCGAACTCGACGGCACGCTGCGCAGCTGGGCCGTTCCCAAGGGGCCGAGCCTCGATCCGGCGGTCAAGCGCATGGCGGTGGAGGTCGAGGACCATCCGCTGTCATACGCCGACTTCGAGGGCACCATCGCCGCCGGCCAGTACGGCGCGGGCACCGTGATCGTCTGGGACCGCGGCGAATGGCGACCGGAAGGCGACCCACGCGCCGCCCTGGCGGCCGGCAAGCTGAAGTTCGAGTTGCGCGGCACCAAGCTGCGCGGGCGCTGGACGCTGGTGCGCATGCGCGGCAAGGGCGAGCGCAAGGCGCCCTGGCTGCTCATCAAGGAGCGCGACGCCGAGGCGCGCGACGCCGACGTCCACGACGTGCTCGAGGCGCTGCCCGACAGCGTGATCGGCGCCGCGTCCCCGAAGCCGGGCCGCGCGCGGTCCCGTCCGGCGACCGTCGACCTGCCCGAATCGCTCGCCCCGCAACTTGCCACGCTGGCCGCCGCGCCGCCGCAGCCGCCGGGCGACTGGTTGTGGGAACTCAAGTTCGACGGCTACCGCATCCTCGTGCGCATCGAGCACGGCGAGGTCCGCTGCTTCACCCGCAACGGCCACGACTGGACGGCGCGCCTGCCCGAGATCGCCCGGGCGCTCGGCCGGCTGAAGCTGCGCTCCGGCTGGCTCGACGGCGAGATCGTCGTCATGGACCCGGCCGGCCGGCCGGCCTTCCAGACCCTGCAGAATGCCTTCGACCACCGCGCCACCGCGACCATCGCCTGCTGGCTGTTCGACCTGCCCTTCCACGACGGCGAGGACCTGCGCGAGCGGCCGCTGGAGGAGCGCCGCGCCCGGCTCGCCGCGCTGCTGGGCGACGAGGAGGCGCCCCGCCTGCGCTTCTCGGAGCACTTCGACGCGCCGCCGCGCGAACTGCTCGAATCGGTCGGCCGGCTCGGCTTCGAGGGCCTGATCGGCAAGCGGCGCGGCTCGCCCTACGTGTCGGGCCGCTCGAGCGACTGGGTCAAGCTCAAGACCGGGCGGCGCCAGGAATTCGTGATCGGCGGCCACACCGCGCCCCGGGGCGTGCGCGAGCAGTTCGGGGCGCTGCTGCTGGGGGTGTACGACGAGGGGGGCCTGCTGCGCTATTGCGGCAACGTCGGCACCGGCTTCGACGGCGAAGCGCTCGAGGCCGTCAAGGCCCGGCTCGACGCGCACGCGGCGCAGGCCTCGCCGTTCGTGGCGGGCGAGGTGCCCAGGTCGGTGAAGGCGCGCTGGGTCGCGCCGGTGCTGGTGGCGGAGGTGGCCTTCGGGGAATGGACGCGCGAGGGCCGCGTGCGCCAGGGCGTCTTCCACGGCCTGCGCGACGACAAGCCGGCGCGCGAGATCGTGCGCGAGCGGGCGCTGCCGCAGGTGGCCCTGGCGCCGGCCAAGCCGGCGCCGACGCGGCCCGCGGCGGCCTCCGGCGTCCGCATCACCCACCCCGAGCGCGTGATCGACGGCGCCAGCGGCGTCACCAAGGGCGAGCTGGCGGCGTACTTCGAGCGGGTCGCGCCGTTGCTGCTGCCGCACCTCGAAGGCCGTCCGGTGTCGCTGGTGCGCGCGCCCGAGGGCATCGGCGGCGAGCTGTTCTTCCAGAAGCACGCCAGGGGCCCGGGGCTGACCGGCGTGACGCGGCTCGATCCGGCGCTCGACCCCGGCCACGCGCCGCTGCTGCAGATCGACACCGCGCGCGGCCTGCGGGGCGCGGCGCAGATGAACGTGGTGGAGCTGCACACCTGGAACGCGACCTCGGCGGCCATCGACCGGCCCGACCGCATGACCTTCGACCTCGATCCGGGCGAGGGCGTGGCCTGGGAGCGGGTGCAGGAGGCGGCCTTGCTGGTACGCACGCTGCTCGACGAGATCGGCCTCGCGGGCTTCCTCAAGACCAGCGGCGGCAAGGGCCTGCACGTGGTGGTGCCGGTGCGCCGCCATCACGGCTGGGCGGCGGTGCGGGCGTTCTCGCAGGCGCTGGCCGATCACCTGGCGGCGACGATCCCGCAGCGCTTCTCGGCCAGGAGCGGGGCCGGGCACCGCGTCGGCAAGGTGTTCGTCGACTGCTTGCGCAACGGCTTCGGTGCCACCACGGCGAGCGCGTGGTCGGTGCGGGCGCGGCCCGGGCTGGGGGTGTCGGTGCCGGTGGCGTGGGAGGAGCTGCCATCGCTGACCAGCGGTGCCCACTGGACCCTGCGTTCGATCGACGCGCGCCTGGGCGCCGGCAACGATCCCTGGCGCGCGATGGCGCGGTCGCGCCAGGGACTGGCGGCGGCCATGAAGCGCATCGGCTTCAGGCCGCCGGACGCCGAGTGA
- a CDS encoding transglutaminase family protein, which translates to MLIKIGYDIELGVSAPTALIYMLKVHPSRAGDVTQGENITISPPLVTDFYRDSFDNECARVHVPWGVNSVRLRNEAVVYDNGLPDPVDYGAKEHAVAELPVEALPFLLPSRYCEVDGELLGFAWRQFGNVAPGWSRVQAICDFVHNHLRFDYQQARATRTAQEGFNERVGVCRDFTHLAVTLCRCMNIPARYVTGYLGDIGIPAVPYPMDFSAWFEVYLGDRWHTFDARHNTPRIGRIVIARGRDAADVPITMVFGANTLQRFEVVTDEVV; encoded by the coding sequence ATGCTCATCAAAATCGGTTACGACATCGAACTCGGCGTCAGCGCCCCCACCGCGCTGATCTACATGCTCAAGGTGCATCCGTCGCGTGCCGGCGACGTCACCCAGGGTGAGAACATCACCATCAGCCCGCCGCTGGTCACCGACTTCTACCGCGACAGCTTCGACAACGAGTGCGCCCGCGTGCACGTGCCCTGGGGCGTCAACAGCGTGCGCCTGCGCAACGAGGCCGTGGTCTACGACAACGGCCTGCCCGATCCGGTCGACTACGGCGCCAAGGAGCATGCCGTGGCCGAGCTCCCGGTCGAGGCGCTGCCCTTCCTCCTGCCCAGCCGCTACTGCGAGGTCGACGGCGAACTGCTCGGCTTCGCCTGGCGCCAGTTCGGCAACGTCGCGCCCGGCTGGTCGCGCGTGCAGGCCATCTGCGATTTCGTGCACAACCACCTGCGCTTCGACTACCAGCAGGCGCGCGCCACCCGCACCGCCCAGGAAGGGTTCAACGAGCGCGTGGGCGTCTGCCGCGACTTCACGCACCTGGCCGTCACGCTGTGCCGCTGCATGAACATCCCGGCGCGCTACGTGACCGGCTACCTCGGCGACATCGGCATCCCGGCGGTGCCCTACCCGATGGACTTCAGCGCCTGGTTCGAGGTCTACCTGGGCGATCGCTGGCACACCTTCGACGCGCGCCACAACACGCCGCGCATCGGACGCATCGTCATCGCCCGCGGCCGCGACGCCGCCGACGTGCCGATCACGATGGTGTTCGGCGCCAACACGCTGCAGCGCTTCGAGGTGGTGACGGACGAAGTGGTCTGA
- the katE gene encoding catalase HPII has protein sequence MTLRNRAAAGRRPKAGDAVNPKQQQLAGFAQDPGAQLTTNQGVQIPDNHNSLKAGVRGPTLLEDFILREKITHFDHERIPERAVHARGSAAHGYFQVYKSMSQFTSADFLQDPSQRTPVFVRFSTVAGERGSADTVRDVRGFAVKFYTQQGNYDLVGNNMPVFFIQDAMKFPDLIHAVKPEPHHAIPQAASAHDTFWDFASLMPETTHMLMWAMSDRAIPRSYRMMEGFGVHTFRLVNSRGESHFVKFHWKPKLGVHGLVWDEAQKIAGKDADFHRRDLWEAIENGDFPEWELGVQMIPQDKEHSLGFDLLDPTKLIPEELVPVQRIGRMVLDRNPDNFFAETEQVAFHPGHVVPGIDFSNDPLLQGRLFSYTDTQISRLGGANFHELPINRTVSPSHNFQRDGMHRQTIARGQVAYEPNSLGTGAEYRVDGASAGFQSYPEAIESPKVRRRSPSFDDHFTQARLFFNSQSTAEKEHIVAAFRFELSKLEVAAIRQRVVDNLAHVDEKLARRVAEPLGIGAPDARAAAGRAGFRDHQIATTIEESRALSMVDAGEGSVKTRKVAILVADGVDSASLKPIREALENAGLTCKVVGPRLGTVSSASKRQIEVDATFSAMPSVMFDAVLVPAGREGIAALANHGEAVHYVLEAFKHCKAICTIGEGAQMLDALRLAEGAKPVGVIVAPTPVTNLGDATAALQIASDFVAAIAKHRHWDRAGIEAVPA, from the coding sequence ATGACGCTTAGAAACAGGGCGGCCGCCGGCCGTCGCCCGAAGGCCGGCGATGCCGTCAACCCGAAACAGCAGCAACTCGCCGGCTTCGCGCAGGACCCTGGGGCGCAGCTCACGACCAACCAGGGGGTGCAGATCCCCGACAACCACAACTCCCTCAAGGCGGGGGTGCGCGGACCGACGCTGCTGGAGGATTTCATCCTGCGCGAGAAGATCACGCACTTCGACCACGAGCGCATTCCGGAGCGGGCGGTGCATGCGCGCGGTTCGGCCGCGCACGGCTATTTCCAGGTCTACAAGTCGATGTCGCAGTTCACCTCGGCCGACTTCCTGCAGGACCCGTCGCAGCGCACGCCCGTTTTCGTGCGCTTCTCGACCGTGGCCGGCGAGCGCGGCTCGGCCGACACGGTGCGCGACGTGCGCGGCTTCGCCGTCAAGTTCTACACGCAGCAGGGCAACTACGACCTCGTGGGCAACAACATGCCGGTGTTCTTCATCCAGGACGCGATGAAGTTCCCCGACCTGATCCATGCCGTGAAGCCCGAGCCGCACCACGCCATTCCGCAGGCGGCCTCGGCGCACGACACCTTCTGGGACTTCGCCTCGCTGATGCCGGAGACCACCCACATGCTGATGTGGGCCATGAGCGACCGGGCCATCCCGCGCAGCTACCGGATGATGGAGGGCTTCGGGGTCCACACCTTCCGCCTGGTCAACTCGCGGGGCGAGTCGCACTTCGTCAAGTTCCACTGGAAGCCCAAGCTGGGCGTCCACGGGCTGGTCTGGGACGAAGCGCAGAAGATCGCCGGCAAGGACGCCGACTTCCATCGGCGCGATCTCTGGGAGGCCATCGAGAACGGCGACTTCCCGGAATGGGAGCTGGGCGTGCAGATGATCCCGCAGGACAAGGAGCATTCGCTGGGCTTCGACCTGCTCGATCCGACCAAGCTGATCCCCGAGGAACTGGTGCCGGTGCAGCGGATCGGCCGCATGGTGCTCGACCGCAATCCGGACAATTTCTTCGCCGAGACCGAGCAGGTGGCCTTCCATCCCGGCCACGTCGTGCCGGGCATCGATTTCTCGAACGACCCGCTGCTGCAGGGCCGGCTGTTCTCCTACACCGACACGCAGATCTCGCGCCTGGGCGGCGCGAACTTCCACGAACTGCCGATCAACCGCACGGTGTCGCCGTCGCACAACTTCCAGCGCGACGGGATGCACCGCCAGACCATCGCGCGCGGCCAGGTCGCCTACGAGCCGAACTCGCTGGGCACCGGCGCCGAGTACCGCGTGGACGGCGCGAGCGCGGGCTTCCAGTCGTACCCCGAGGCGATCGAGTCGCCCAAGGTGCGCCGGCGCAGCCCGTCGTTCGACGACCACTTCACGCAGGCCCGCCTGTTCTTCAACAGCCAGAGCACGGCCGAGAAGGAGCACATCGTCGCGGCCTTCCGCTTCGAGCTGTCCAAGCTGGAGGTGGCGGCGATCCGCCAGCGCGTGGTCGACAACCTCGCGCACGTCGACGAGAAGCTCGCGCGCCGCGTGGCCGAGCCGCTGGGCATCGGCGCGCCGGACGCCCGCGCCGCCGCCGGACGCGCGGGTTTCCGCGACCACCAGATCGCCACGACCATCGAGGAGTCGCGCGCGCTGAGCATGGTCGACGCGGGCGAGGGCTCGGTCAAGACGCGCAAGGTCGCCATCCTGGTGGCCGACGGCGTCGACTCGGCCTCGCTCAAGCCCATCCGCGAGGCGCTGGAGAACGCCGGGCTGACCTGCAAGGTGGTGGGTCCCCGGCTGGGCACGGTGTCGAGCGCGTCCAAGCGCCAGATCGAGGTCGACGCGACGTTCTCGGCCATGCCCTCGGTGATGTTCGACGCCGTGCTGGTGCCCGCCGGCAGGGAAGGCATCGCGGCGCTGGCGAACCACGGCGAGGCCGTGCACTACGTGCTGGAGGCCTTCAAGCACTGCAAGGCGATCTGCACGATCGGCGAAGGCGCCCAGATGCTCGACGCGCTGCGCCTGGCCGAAGGCGCGAAGCCGGTCGGCGTGATCGTCGCGCCCACGCCGGTGACCAACCTCGGCGATGCCACGGCGGCCCTGCAGATCGCCAGCGACTTCGTCGCGGCGATCGCCAAGCACCGCCATTGGGACCGCGCCGGCATCGAGGCCGTGCCGGCCTGA